One Streptomyces dangxiongensis genomic window, AATCCCGCGGCTTGTCGCCGCCGACGCGGACCACCGACAGCCTGGTCGTCGGCCACGTGATCTTTCGCACACCGCCGTCCATGAACACCGTGGGGCGGTTCACCTGGAAGTCGTAGTAGTCCTCGGCGTCCAGCGCCGCGAACACCTCGCCCTTCCATTCGCGTTCCAGATGCGCGACCGCCGTGGAGGCGGCGTCACCGGCGTCGTTCCAGCCCTCGAACGCGGCCACCATGACTGGGTCGATCAGCTCGGGAACCCCCTCCAGCTCGATCACCCAGTGCCTCCTTCCGACGTGCCCTCGCTTGACTCACCAACCTTACGGCGTCCGGCGGGGGCGCCCGCAGCCCCCTCGCACGGGGGAGTGAACGGATCACTGCCCCGTTCCCGGGCCCGGAACACCCCCGGTCAGCACGCGGAAAGGGCGGCCCCACCGGTGTGGGGCCGCCCTCGCGCGTACGGGCCTACTTCCGGTCGAGCAGGTCCTGGACCTTCGTGCGGACCTCGTCCGTGGCCAGGCCGCGGATGGTCAGCGTGGTCCGGCGGCGCAGCACGTCGTCCTGCGTCTCGGCCCACTCGTGGTCGCGGGCCCAGACGACCTGCGCCCAGATCTCCGGGGCGTCGGGGTGGACGCGCTCGGCCAGCTCCGGGCTCTCGTTCGCCAGGCGGGCGATGTCGAAGGCCAGGGAGCCGTAGTGGGTGGCCAGGTGCCGGGCGGTGTCGGCGGCCATGCGCGGGCCGGGTGCCGGGTTGTCCACCAGCAGGCGGTGGGCGACCGCGCGCGGGTTGGCGACACCGGGCAGCGGCAGCCTCTTCGGCAGCGAGGAGATCGGCTCGAAGTCGTCACCGAGCGGGTGGCCCGGCAGCGCCTCCAGCTTCTTCATGATCGTACGGCCGATGTGGCGGAACGTCGTCCACTTGCCGCCCGCGACGGACAGCATGCCGCCCCGGCCCTCGGTCACCACGGTCTCGCGCTTGGCCTTGGCGGTGTCGCCGGGGCCGCCCGGCAGCACCCGCAGACCGGCGAACGCGTACGTCATGAGGTCGCGCTGGAGCTGCTGGTCCCGGACGGAGAACGCGGCCTCGTCCAGGATCTGGGCTATGTCCTTCTCGGTGACGGCCACGTCCGCCGGGTCGCCCTCGTACGCCTCGTCGGTGGTGCCGAGCAGCAGCATGTCCTCCCAGGGGAGGGCGAAGGTGATGCGGTACTTGTCGATCGGGGTCGCGAGCGCGGCCTTCCACGGGGAGGTGCGCTTCAGGACCAGGTGCGCGCCCTTCGACAGGCGGATGGACGGGGCCGCGTTCGGGTCCTCCAGCTTGCGCAGGTGGTCGACCCAGGGGCCGGTCGCGTTCAGCACCAGGCGGGCGTTGACCCCGAACTCGTCACCGGTGGTCCGGTCCTTCAGCTCGGCGCCGGTGACCCGGCCCCGGGTGAAGCGCAGCCCGGTCACCTCGGCGTGGTTCAGGACGACCGCGCCGGCCTCGACGGCCGCGCGGACCGTCATCAGCGCCATGCGGGCGTCGTTCATCTGGTCGTCGCCGTACACGGCCACGGCCTTGAGGTTCTCGGTGCGCAGCTCCGGCACGTCCTGCGCCGCCCTGGCGGGCGAGAGCAGGTGGCCGACGCCGTCGCCGAACGCGGAGAGCGCGGAGTAGGCGAAGACGCCCGCGCCGAGCTTCGCCGCGCCGTGCGGCCCGCCCTTGTACACGGGGAGGTAGAAGGTGAGCGGGTTCGCCAGGTGGGGGGCCACCTGGCGGGAGACCGCACGGCGCTCGAAGTGGTTCTCCGCCACCAGCTTCACCGCGCCGGTCTGGAGGTAGCGCAGACCGCCGTGGAGCAGCTTGGAGGAGGCGGAGGAGGTGGCGCCGGCGAAGTCGCCGGCGTCGACCAGCGCCACCCTGAGACCGGACTGCGCGGCGTGCCAGGCGGTGGAGATGCCCAGGATGCCGCCGCCGATCACAAGAAGGTCGTACGACGCCTTGGCGAGCTGCTCCCTGGTCTCGGCGCGGCTCGGGTTGGAGCCGGAGGCCGGGTGCGTCCCCAGGGCAGGCACGGACTTCAGGGTGGACTGACTGGTCATGTCGGGTACTTACTCCTCGTCAGAGCTGACTGAGCCGGGGGAACCGCTCAGTCCTCGTCTTCGAGCCAGCCCATGGTCCGCTCTACGGCCTTGAGCCAGTTCTTGTACTCACGGTCGCGGGTCTCCGCGTCCATGCGGGGGGTCCATTCGGCGGCCCGGCGCCAGTTGGCGCGCAGTTCGTCGATGCTGGACCAGAAGCCGACGGCGAGGCCGGCGGCGTAGGCGGCGCCGAGGCAGGTGGTCTCGGCGACCATCGGGCGCACCACGGGGGCGTCCAGGACGTCGGCGAGGTTCTGCATCAGCAGGTTGTTGGCGGTCATGCCGCCGTCGACCTTCAGGGTCACCAGCTCGTCGCCGGAGTCCTTGACCATGGCGTCGGCGATCTCCCGCGTCTGCCAGGCGGTCGCCTCGAGGACGGCGCGCGCGAGGTGCGCCTTGGTCACGTACCGGGTCAGGCCGGCGATCACACCGCGGGCGTCGGAGCGCCAGTGCGGGGCGAACAGGCCGGAGAAGGCCGGCACGAAGTAGGCGCCGCCGTTGTCCTCGACCGAGAGCGCGAGCGTCTCGATCTCGGCGGCGGTGGAGATCAGGCCCATCTGGTCGCGCATCCACTGCACCAGCGAGCCGGTGACGGCGATGGAGCCCTCCAGGGCGTACACCGTCGGCTGGTCGCCGATCTTGTAGCCGACGGTGGTCAGCAGGCCGGCGTAGGAGTTGATGATCTTGGAGCCGGTGTTCATCACCATGAAGGTGCCGGTGCCGTAGGTCGACTTCGTCTCGCCCTCGGTGAAACAGGTCTGGCCGAACAGGGCCGCCTGCTGGTCGCCGAGCGCGGAGGCGACCGGGATGCCGCCGAGCAGCTCGCCGAGCCGGCCGCCGGTGACCTCGCCGTAGACCTCGGCGGAGGAGCGGATCTCGGGCAGGATCTGGAGCGGCACGCCGATCGACTCGGCGATCTTCTCGTCCCACTGCATCGTGTGCAGGTTCATCAGCATGGTGCGGGAGGCGTTGGTGACGTCGGTGACGTGCCTGCCGCCGTCGACACCGCCGGTCAGGTTCCAGATGACCCAGCTGTCCATGGTGCCGAAGAGGATGTCGCCCGCCTCGGCGCGCTCCTTCAGGCCGTCGACGTGGTCGAGCAGCCAGCGGGCCTTGGGCCCGGCGAAGTAGGACGCGAGCGGCAGACCGGTCTCGCGGCGGAAACGGTCCTGGCCGACGTTGCGGCCCAGCTCGCGGCAGAGGGCGTCGGTGCGGGTGTCCTGCCAGACGATGGCGTTGTGGACGGGCTCACCGGTGTTCTTGTCCCACAGCACGGTCGTCTCGCGCTGGTTGGTGATGCCGATGGCCTTGATGTCGTCCCGGGTGATGCCGGCCTTCTCGACGGCTCCGGCGACGACCTCCTGGACGTTGGTCCAGATCTCGTTGGCGTTGTGCTCGACCCAGCCCGGCTTGGGGAAGATCTGCTCGTGCTCCTTCTGGTCGACGGAGACGATGCGGCCGTCCCGGTCGAAGACGATGCAGCGCGAGGAGGTCGTGCCCTGGTCGATGGCGGCGATGAACGGGCCTGCGGTGTGGGCGTCGGTCACTGTGTGCTCCCTGAAGGGTCCGTGGTGGTGGGGCTGTACGTACGGCGCGTGCGCGAAGTCTCGGGGGGCTTCCTAGGCGAATGCGACGTTGTAGATGCCTGCGGCGATCGCGGCGCCGATCAGCGGACCGACCACCGGGATCCAGGCGTAGCTCCAGTCGGAACCGCCCTTGTTGGGCAGCGGCAGGAGGGCGTGCACGATGCGCGGACCCAGGTCACGGGCCGGGTTGATGGCGTAGCCCGTCGGGCCGCCGAGGGAGAGACCGATCGACACGACCACGAGCGCGGTGATCAGTCCGCCGAGGACGCCGAGGCCGTTGCCCTTGTCGTTCAGGCCCTGGGTGAGGACCGCGAGGATCAGTACGACGGTGCCGATGATCTCCGTGGCCAGGTTCTGCGCCACGTTCCGGATCTCCGGACCGGTGGAGAAGATGCCGAGGACCGGGCCGGCGCCCTTCTCCCGGGCCTCCACGGCCTTGGCGGAGGTGGCCTGCGCGCCCGGACCGCCGACGATCTCCTTGTCGGTCAGGTGTGCCTGGAACTGTCCGTAGTAGGCGACCCACACCAGGGCCGCACCGATCACGGCGCCGAGCAGCTGGCCGGCGAAGTAGGTCGGGACGTTGCTCCAGTCGCTGTCCTTGATGGCCAGGGCGACGGTGACGGCCGGGTTGAGATGGGCGCCGGACAGTGGTCCGGAGATGTACACGGCCGTCATGACGGCGAAGCCCCACCCGAAGGCGATGGCGAGCCAACCGGCGTTACGGGCCTTGGAGGCCTTCAGCGTGACAGCGGCGCAGACGCCGCCGCCGAGCAGGATGAGTATGGCGGTACCGATGGTCTCGCCGATGAAGATGTCGGAGCTGGACACCCGCGACTCCTTTGTCCTTCGTCCAGGGGTAGCCGGACCCCGGTTCCCGCCGGGGGTCTGGCGCCCTCAGGGGGTGAGAGCTGGCCGGCCTCTGGCGTTGTCACACTCTAGCGCGTATTGCCGGTAGGTGTTCGACAATGCCGACCGATGGACGGGAGTCTTGCTTCGGCGTTACGCGTGCGTCAAGAGTTCTGTTATCGAAAGCAGGATCGTTATTGATCGCTGCGACTTATCGATCATCGGCTACGGGCGTACGTTTCGATCCTATTTGTCCATCTCAGGGTAGGTCGACAGCCGGAACGTCGCCCGACGTCCCGGTCGTTCCGTACCCGGGTCCCTGCTCAGAACCGTCCGGCGCCCAGATCGCGGGAGACCGCGCGGGCGCAGTCCCGCACCGCCGCGATCAGCTCCGGACGCAGCTCGCCCTCCCGGCACAGCCGTTCCACGGCCCCGGTGATGCCGACCGCGCCCACGGGCATGCGGCGCCGGTCGTGGATGGGGGCGGCGAGCGAGGCCACCCCCTCCCAGGTCTCCTCCACGTCGGCCGCGTACCCACGCGCGCGCGTGACGTCAAGGAGGTGCTCGAAGTCGCCCGGGTCGCACACCGTGCGGTCCGTGAACGCCTTGCGGTCGGCCTCCAGCGCCTCGCTGTGCGCCACCGGGTCGTACGCCGACAGCACCTTGCCCAGCGCCGTGGAGTGCAGCGGCTGCATCGCCCCGATCTCCAGCACCTGCCGGCTGTCGTCGGGCCGGAAGACGTGGTGCACGATCAGGACGCCCTGCTGGTGCAGGACGCCCAGGTACACGCTCTCGCCGCTGGAGCGGGCCAGGTCGTCGGCCCACACCAGGGCCCGGGCGCGCAGTTCGTGCACGTCCAGGTAGGTGGTGCCGAGGCGCAGCAGCTCCGCGCCTAGCTGGTAGCGCCCGGAGGCGTCGTCCTGTTCCACGAAGCCCTCCTGCTGGAGGGTGCGCAGGATGCCGTGGGCGGTGCCCTTGGCGAGACCCAGCGACGAGGCGATGTCCGAGAGGCCGAGCCGCCGCTCGCCGCCCGCGAGCAGCCGCAGCATCGCGGCCGCCCGTTCGAGCGACTGGATGTTCCGTGCCATCCCCGTCCTGCCTCCGTCCCCTTCGACTGCCGTCGGCGCCATGCCCAATCCGCCGTTCGGCAATGCCGAACACTACCGGTCCTTGCCGATCTCCCGCCAATGGTCGGACGACACCTGTTACACACCGGCGGCCCCCGGCCGGACGCGTCCGTTCCGTGGACGCAGGTGCCCATCCAAGCCCACTCCCGGCTACTCTGGCGCCGTGCGGCAACCCTGCCTGCCGGGGGAACCGCATAGCCGACAGCCGTCGCAGCCCAGGGAGCCCCTTCATGGCCTCGTTGCCCACGTCCCCTTCCGCCGACAGCCGGACCCGGGTGTCCGCGCTCCGCGAGGCACTCGCCACCCGTGTGGTGGTCGCCGACGGAGCCATGGGCACCATGCTCCAGGCCCAGGACCCCACACTCGAGGACTTCGAGAACCTCGAGGGCTGCAACGAGATCCTCAACGTCACCCGCCCCGACATCGTCCGCTCCGTCCACGAGGCGTACTTCTCCGTGGGCGTCGACTGCGTCGAGACCAACACCTTCGGGGCCAACCACGCGGCCATGGCGGAGTACGACATCCCCGACCGCGTGCACGAGCTGTCCGAGGCCGGCGCCCGCATCGCCCGCGAGGTCGCAGACAGGTACTGGGCCGAGGACGGCCGCCGGCGCTGGGTCCTCGGCTCCATCGGCCCCGGCACCAAGCTGCCCACCCTCGGCCACATCGGCTTCGCGACGATCCGGGACGGCTTCCAGGCGAACGCCGAGGGTCTGCTCGCGGGCGGCGCCGACGCCCTGATCGTCGAGACCACCCAGGACCTGCTCCAGACCAAGGCCTCCGTCCTCGGCGCGCGCGGCGCCATGGAGCGGCTCGGCCTGGAGGTCCCGCTGCTCGTCTCGATGGCCTTCGAGACCACCGGCACCATGCTGCTGGGCTCCGAGATCGGCGCCGCCCTCACCGCGCTGGAGCCGCTCGGCATCGACATGATCGGCCTGAACTGCTCGACCGGCCCGGCCGAGATGAGCGAGCACCTGCGCTACCTCACCCGGAACTCCCGCATCCCGCTGCTGTGCATGCCCAACGCCGGGCTGCCCATCCTCACCAAGGACGGCGCCCACTTCCCGCTCGGCCCCGAGGGCCTGGCGGACGCCCAGGAGAACTTCGTACAGGACTACGGCCTGTCCCTGGTCGGCGGCTGCTGCGGCACCACCCCCGAGCACCTGCGCCAGGTCGTGGAGCGCGTCCGGGGCCTCGCCCCGGCCGAGCGCGCCCCGCGTCCCGAGCCGGGCGCCGCCTCCCTCTACCAGTCGGTGCCGTTCCGCCAGGACACCGCCTACCTGGCCATCGGCGAGCGGACCAACGCCAACGGCTCCAAGAAGTTCCGCGAGGCCATGCTGGAGGCCCGCTGGGACGACTGCGTCGAGATCGCCCGCGAGCAGATCCGCGAGGGCGCGCACATGCTCGACCTGTGCGTGGACTACGTCGGCCGTGACGGCGTCGCCGACATGGAGGAACTGGCCGGCCGCTTCGCCACCGCCTCCACCCTGCCGATCGTCCTGGACTCCACGGAGGTCGAGGTGATCAGGGCGGGCCTGGAGAAGCTCGGCGGGCGCGCGGTGATCAACTCGGTGAACTACGAGGACGGTGACGGACCCGACTCGCGGTTCGTGAAGGTCACGCGGCTGGCGCGGGAGCACGGCGCCGCCCTGATCGCGCTCACGATCGACGAGGAGGGCCAGGCCCGCACCCCCGAGAAGAAGGTCGAGATCGCCGAACGGCTGATCGCCGACCTCACCGGGAACTGGGGCATCCACGAGGAGGACATCCTCATCGACACCCTGACCTTCACCATCTGCACCGGTCAGGAGGAGTCCCGCAAGGACGGCGTCGCCACCATCGAGGCGATCCGCGAGCTGAAGAGGCGCCACCCGGCCGTGCAGACCACGCTGGGCCTGTCGAACATCTCCTTCGGCCTCAACCCGGCCGCCCGCATCCTGCTGAACTCCGTCTTCCTCGACGAGTGCGTCAAAGCCGGACTCGACTCGGCGATCGTGCACGCCAGCAAGATCCTGCCGATCGCCCGCTTCAGCGAGGAGGAGGTCCGCACGGCCCTCGACCTCATCCACGACCGCCGCTCCGAGGGCTACGACCCCCTCCAGAAGCTCATGCAGCTCTTCGAGGGCGCCACCGCGAAGTCGCTGAAGGCCGGCCGGGCCGAGGAACTGGCCGCGCTGCCGCTGGACGAGCGCCTCAAGCGCCGCATCATCGACGGCGAGCGCAACGGCCTGGAGGCGGACCTGGACGAGGCCCTCCAGGACCGGCCCGCGCTCGACATCGTCAACGAGACCCTGCTGGACGGCATGAAGGTCGTCGGTGAGCTGTTCGGTTCCGGCCAGATGCAACTGCCGTTCGTCCTTCAGTCCGCCGAGGTCATGAAGGTGGCCGTCGCCCACCTCGAACCGCACATGGAGAAGGTGGCCGACGGTGAGGAAGCGGCGGGCAAGGGCACCATCGTCCTCGCGACCGTGCGCGGCGACGTGCACGACATCGGCAAGAACCTGGTCGACATCATCCTCTCCAACAACGGCTACAACGTCGTCAACCTGGGCATCAAGCAGCCCGTCTCGGCGATCCTGGAGGCGGCCGAGGAGCACCGGGCGGACGTCATCGGCATGTCGGGGCTGCTGGTCAAGTCCACGGTGATCATGAAGGAGAACCTGGAGGAGCTGAACCAGCGCGGCCTCGCCGCCCGCTTCCCGGTCATCCTCGGTGGCGCCGCCCTGACCCGGGCCTACGTCGAGCAGGACCTGTACGAGGTCTACGAGGGTGAGGTCCGCTACGCCCGCGACGCCTTCGAGGGCCTGCGCCTGATGGATGCGCTGATCGGCGTCAAGCGCGGCGTGCCCGGCGCGAAGCTGCCCGAGCTGAAGCAGCGCCGGGTGCGGGCCGCCGTCGTCGAGGAGGCCGAGGAGCGCCCGGAGGAGGGCCACGTCCGCTCCGACGTCGCCATCGACAACCCCGTGCCGGCCCCGCCGTTCTGGGACACCCGGGTCGTCAAGGGCATCCAGCTCAAGGAGTACGCGAGCTGGGTGGACGAGGGCGCCCTGTTCAAGGGCCAGTGGGGGCTGAAGCAGGCCCGCACCGGGGAGGGGCCGTCGTACGAGGAACTGGTCGAGACCGACGGCCGCCCGCGCCTGCGCGGCCTGCTCGACCGGCTCCAGACGGAGAACCTGCTGGAGGCGGCCGTGGTCTACGGCTACTTCCCGTGCGTCTCCAAGGACGACGACCTGATCATCCTGGACGAGCAGGGCAACGAACGCACCCGGTTCACCTTCCCGCGCCAGCGCCGCGGCCGGCGCCTGTGCCTGGCCGACTTCTTCCGTCCGGAGGAGTCGGGGGAGACGGACGTCGTCGGCCTCCAGGTCGTCACCGTCGGCTCGCGCATCGGCGAGGAGACGGCCCGGCTCTTCGAGGCCAACGCCTACCGCGACTACCTCGAACTGCACGGCCTGTCCGTGCAGTTGGCCGAGGCCCTCGCCGAGTACTGGCACGCCCGCGTCCGCTCCGAACTCGGCTTCGCCGGTGAGGACCCGGACGGCATCGAGGACATGTTCGCCCTCCGGTACCGCGGCGCCCGTTTCTCCCTCGGCTACGGCGCCTGCCCGAACCTGGAGGACCGCGCCAAGATCGCCGCCCTCCTCGAGCCCGAGCGGATCGGCGTGCACCTGTCGGAGGAGTTCCAGCTCCACCCCGAGCAGTCCACCGACGCCATCGTCATCCACCACCCGGAGGCGAAGTACTTCAACGCCAGGTGACCCCCGCCACCGGCACACCGCCACGCCCCCGGGCCGTCCGGGGGGTGTCCGACGGGGTGCCCCCGGGCCCGGAGTGATGAACGAGGCGTTTCGCTCCGCGGCGTCGTACACTGGTCGGTCCACCGCAGGCCGGTTCCCCGCACGGGAACCGGCCTGACCGTCCCTCAAGGAGGTGCGCCCGGATGACCAGCACGGTCCCCGCGCCCGGAACCCTTCCCCCCGCTCCCGCCGGCACCGGAGCGGGCGGGACCGCACCGCCCGACGGCTCCACCCTCCAGGCGGTGCTGCTCGACATGGACGGCACCCTGGTGGACACCGAGGGCTTCTGGTGGGACGTCGAGGTGGAGGTGTTCGCCCGCCTCGGCCACACCCTGGACGACTCCTGGCGGCACGTCGTGGTCGGCGGCCCCATGACCCGCAGCGCCGGCTTCCTCATCGAGGCCACCGGCGCCGACATCACCCTCGCCGAACTCTCGGTGCTGCTCAACGACGGCTTCGAGGACCGCATCGACCGCGCCCTGCCGCTGATGCCGGGCGCCGCGCGCCTGCTCGGCGAGCTGCACCGGCACGGTGTGCCCACGGCCCTGGTCTCCGCCTCCCACCGGCGCATCATCGACCGGGTGCTGTCCGTGCTGGGCCCGCACCACTTCGCCCTCTCCGTCGCGGGCGACGAGGTCTCGCGCACCAAGCCCTTCCCGGACCCGTACCTGCTCGCCGCCGCGGGGCTCGGCGCGCACCCGGCCGGGTGCGCCGTGGTCGAGGACACCGCGACCGGGGTCGCCGCCGCGGAGGCCGCGGGCTGCCGGGTGATCGCCGTGCCCTCCGTGGCACCCATCGGCCCGGCCGCCGGACGGACCGTCGTCTCCTCTCTGGAAGAGGTCGACCTGGCATTTCTGCACGGCCTCATGACGGAAATGCGCTAGCCGTTCACCCAGCGTGCGACGCCCATTGGGTGTGCTGGACATATTTCCCGGGAAGTAGACCCGAGGGGAATTCAGGGTGAGGTGTCCGGCCGAATTGTGCTGACCGGTCACACAGTTGGGCGTGTGACGTTTCCCACGCCCACCGGACTCGACAACGCCGTTCGACTGTGCAGAAGCACCCGGAACGGGTGGTGTGGGCGGGGCTTTGTGTCCCGATTGATGGGATGCTGCACTAATCCTGCCGCTGTCGGGTTTTCGGTGTGTCCGCGACCGGTTCCACTGCGTGATGGGGGGTCAACTCACGGGGCCGTGAAGCGCGCTGCGGGCGCGGACTAATCTCGTCGCGAGAACATCGCCGCGAACCCCCGTGATCCGTCGCACCACCCATGCATGCCGGATACACGGACCCGAACAGCTCTGGAGAAACTCCCGCATGAACCGCAAGACTTTGGTGCTGCCGGCGGTGGCCGGCCTGCTCACCCCGGTTCTCGCCGCGTGCGGCGGATCCGACAGCGGGAGCAAGAGCGGTGACGCCATCGTCGTCGGTACCACGGACCAGTTCACGGCCAGCAAGGCGGCTCCGGCGCCCCTCGACCCGGCCTACGCCTACGACGTCGGCACCTGGAACATCCTGCGCCAGACCGTGCAGACCCTGATGGCCCAGCCCAAGGGCGAGGGCGACCCCGTGCCCGAGGCCGCCGAGAGCTGCTCCTTCACCGACAGCGGCAGCGAGCGCTACGTCTGCAAGCTGCGCAAGGACCTCACGTTCGCGAACGGCGACAAGGTGACCGCCGCCGACGTCAAGTACTCCATCGAGCGTGCGCTGCGCATCAAGGCCGACAGCGGTGTCTCCGCCCTGCTGAACACCGTCGACACCATCGAGACGCAGGGCGACCGCGAGGTCGTCTTCCACCTCAAGACAGCCGACGCCACCTTCCCGTACAAGCTGTCCACCCCGGTCGCGGGCATCATCAACCCGAAGGACTACGACAAGGACAAGCTGCGCGACGGCTTCGACGTCGACGGCTCCGGCCCGTACACCCTCCGGGCCGACGTCAAGAACAACGCGATCACCAGCATCACCTTCACCAAGAACCCCTCGTACAAGGGCAACGTGACGGTGAACAACGACGCGGTCGAACTCCGCTCCTTCAGCGACGCCGACGCCATGGGCACCGCGCTCGACAAGGGTGACATCGACGTCATGACGCGCACCATGTCGCCCGGGCAGATCCAGAAGCTGGACGCCGGCAGCGACGACAAGGCCGACCTGGTCGACATGCCCGGCCTGGAGATCCGCTACCTGGCCTTCAACACCGATGCCACCAGCGTGAAGTCCAAGGCCGTACGCCAGGCGATGGCGCAGATCATCAACCGCGGCGAGCTGGTCTCCAAGGTCTACGGCACCCAGGCCGAGCCGCTGTACTCGCTGGTCCCCGCCACCGTCACCGGGCACTCCAACTCGTTCTTCAACAAGTACGGCAACCCCAGCGTCGACAAGGCCAAGAACCTTCTCGCCAAGGCCGGCATCACCACTCCGGTGAAGCTGACCCTGCACTACACGACCGACCACTACGGCTCGGCCACCGAGCAGGAATTCCAGATCCTCCGGCAGCAGCTCAACGACAGCGGCCTGTTCGACGCCTCCATCCAGGGCCACCCCTGGGCGACCTTCCGGCCCGCCGAGCAGAAGGGCGCGTACGACGTCTACGGCATGGGCTGGTTCCCCGACTTCCCGGACGCCGACAACTTCCTCGCCCCCTTCCTCGACAAGGACAACTTCCTCGGCTCGCCGTACGCCAACAGCGCCATCCAGCGCTCGCTGATCCCGCAGTCGCGCCGTGAGGCCGACCGGCTCGGCGCCGCCAAGAGCCTGACCGAGATCCAGGACATCGTCGCCGACGACGTGCCGGTCCTGCCGCTGTGGCAGGGCAAGCAGTACGTCGCCGCGCGGGACAACGTCACGGGCGTCTCCTACGCCCTCAACTCGTCCTCGACGCTCCAGCTGTGGGAGCTCGGCCGTGGTGTGAGCGGCTGACGGCTCTCCTCACCCGGGGGCCAGGGACGGCTGCCCCGGGTCCCGGGGACCAGGACGGTGGTCCCGGGGTGACGAACCGACGACAAGGCACATGTCAAGTGAAGAAGCGCAACCCGTGGCCGGTCCTGCCCCTCGTGGCGGGGCTGGCCTCCGGCCTGTTGACCGGCTGTGGCTCGGAGACCGGCGATTCCGGGGGAACCGGCTCCGCCGTGGTGATGGGGATGTCCGACGACGTCCTCGCCACGGACCCGGCGTCCGGCTACGACCCCGGCTCCTGGCTGTTGTTCAACAACGTCTTCCAGTCGCTGCTCAGCTTCCCCAAGGGGGCGACCGAACCCGAACCCGAACTGGCGAAGCGGTGCGGCTTCACCGACACCCGGGCCATGGTCTACCGGTGCGAACTGAAGGACGGCCTGAAGTTCAGCAACGGTGACC contains:
- a CDS encoding IclR family transcriptional regulator, with product MARNIQSLERAAAMLRLLAGGERRLGLSDIASSLGLAKGTAHGILRTLQQEGFVEQDDASGRYQLGAELLRLGTTYLDVHELRARALVWADDLARSSGESVYLGVLHQQGVLIVHHVFRPDDSRQVLEIGAMQPLHSTALGKVLSAYDPVAHSEALEADRKAFTDRTVCDPGDFEHLLDVTRARGYAADVEETWEGVASLAAPIHDRRRMPVGAVGITGAVERLCREGELRPELIAAVRDCARAVSRDLGAGRF
- a CDS encoding glycerol-3-phosphate dehydrogenase/oxidase, encoding MTSQSTLKSVPALGTHPASGSNPSRAETREQLAKASYDLLVIGGGILGISTAWHAAQSGLRVALVDAGDFAGATSSASSKLLHGGLRYLQTGAVKLVAENHFERRAVSRQVAPHLANPLTFYLPVYKGGPHGAAKLGAGVFAYSALSAFGDGVGHLLSPARAAQDVPELRTENLKAVAVYGDDQMNDARMALMTVRAAVEAGAVVLNHAEVTGLRFTRGRVTGAELKDRTTGDEFGVNARLVLNATGPWVDHLRKLEDPNAAPSIRLSKGAHLVLKRTSPWKAALATPIDKYRITFALPWEDMLLLGTTDEAYEGDPADVAVTEKDIAQILDEAAFSVRDQQLQRDLMTYAFAGLRVLPGGPGDTAKAKRETVVTEGRGGMLSVAGGKWTTFRHIGRTIMKKLEALPGHPLGDDFEPISSLPKRLPLPGVANPRAVAHRLLVDNPAPGPRMAADTARHLATHYGSLAFDIARLANESPELAERVHPDAPEIWAQVVWARDHEWAETQDDVLRRRTTLTIRGLATDEVRTKVQDLLDRK
- the metH gene encoding methionine synthase → MASLPTSPSADSRTRVSALREALATRVVVADGAMGTMLQAQDPTLEDFENLEGCNEILNVTRPDIVRSVHEAYFSVGVDCVETNTFGANHAAMAEYDIPDRVHELSEAGARIAREVADRYWAEDGRRRWVLGSIGPGTKLPTLGHIGFATIRDGFQANAEGLLAGGADALIVETTQDLLQTKASVLGARGAMERLGLEVPLLVSMAFETTGTMLLGSEIGAALTALEPLGIDMIGLNCSTGPAEMSEHLRYLTRNSRIPLLCMPNAGLPILTKDGAHFPLGPEGLADAQENFVQDYGLSLVGGCCGTTPEHLRQVVERVRGLAPAERAPRPEPGAASLYQSVPFRQDTAYLAIGERTNANGSKKFREAMLEARWDDCVEIAREQIREGAHMLDLCVDYVGRDGVADMEELAGRFATASTLPIVLDSTEVEVIRAGLEKLGGRAVINSVNYEDGDGPDSRFVKVTRLAREHGAALIALTIDEEGQARTPEKKVEIAERLIADLTGNWGIHEEDILIDTLTFTICTGQEESRKDGVATIEAIRELKRRHPAVQTTLGLSNISFGLNPAARILLNSVFLDECVKAGLDSAIVHASKILPIARFSEEEVRTALDLIHDRRSEGYDPLQKLMQLFEGATAKSLKAGRAEELAALPLDERLKRRIIDGERNGLEADLDEALQDRPALDIVNETLLDGMKVVGELFGSGQMQLPFVLQSAEVMKVAVAHLEPHMEKVADGEEAAGKGTIVLATVRGDVHDIGKNLVDIILSNNGYNVVNLGIKQPVSAILEAAEEHRADVIGMSGLLVKSTVIMKENLEELNQRGLAARFPVILGGAALTRAYVEQDLYEVYEGEVRYARDAFEGLRLMDALIGVKRGVPGAKLPELKQRRVRAAVVEEAEERPEEGHVRSDVAIDNPVPAPPFWDTRVVKGIQLKEYASWVDEGALFKGQWGLKQARTGEGPSYEELVETDGRPRLRGLLDRLQTENLLEAAVVYGYFPCVSKDDDLIILDEQGNERTRFTFPRQRRGRRLCLADFFRPEESGETDVVGLQVVTVGSRIGEETARLFEANAYRDYLELHGLSVQLAEALAEYWHARVRSELGFAGEDPDGIEDMFALRYRGARFSLGYGACPNLEDRAKIAALLEPERIGVHLSEEFQLHPEQSTDAIVIHHPEAKYFNAR
- a CDS encoding MIP/aquaporin family protein, with translation MSSSDIFIGETIGTAILILLGGGVCAAVTLKASKARNAGWLAIAFGWGFAVMTAVYISGPLSGAHLNPAVTVALAIKDSDWSNVPTYFAGQLLGAVIGAALVWVAYYGQFQAHLTDKEIVGGPGAQATSAKAVEAREKGAGPVLGIFSTGPEIRNVAQNLATEIIGTVVLILAVLTQGLNDKGNGLGVLGGLITALVVVSIGLSLGGPTGYAINPARDLGPRIVHALLPLPNKGGSDWSYAWIPVVGPLIGAAIAAGIYNVAFA
- a CDS encoding HAD family hydrolase, with the protein product MTSTVPAPGTLPPAPAGTGAGGTAPPDGSTLQAVLLDMDGTLVDTEGFWWDVEVEVFARLGHTLDDSWRHVVVGGPMTRSAGFLIEATGADITLAELSVLLNDGFEDRIDRALPLMPGAARLLGELHRHGVPTALVSASHRRIIDRVLSVLGPHHFALSVAGDEVSRTKPFPDPYLLAAAGLGAHPAGCAVVEDTATGVAAAEAAGCRVIAVPSVAPIGPAAGRTVVSSLEEVDLAFLHGLMTEMR
- the glpK gene encoding glycerol kinase GlpK — encoded protein: MTDAHTAGPFIAAIDQGTTSSRCIVFDRDGRIVSVDQKEHEQIFPKPGWVEHNANEIWTNVQEVVAGAVEKAGITRDDIKAIGITNQRETTVLWDKNTGEPVHNAIVWQDTRTDALCRELGRNVGQDRFRRETGLPLASYFAGPKARWLLDHVDGLKERAEAGDILFGTMDSWVIWNLTGGVDGGRHVTDVTNASRTMLMNLHTMQWDEKIAESIGVPLQILPEIRSSAEVYGEVTGGRLGELLGGIPVASALGDQQAALFGQTCFTEGETKSTYGTGTFMVMNTGSKIINSYAGLLTTVGYKIGDQPTVYALEGSIAVTGSLVQWMRDQMGLISTAAEIETLALSVEDNGGAYFVPAFSGLFAPHWRSDARGVIAGLTRYVTKAHLARAVLEATAWQTREIADAMVKDSGDELVTLKVDGGMTANNLLMQNLADVLDAPVVRPMVAETTCLGAAYAAGLAVGFWSSIDELRANWRRAAEWTPRMDAETRDREYKNWLKAVERTMGWLEDED